CATTTGGCACAGACCATACCCTAGGGATCAGGTGGAACactggttggacatttactaccggccgcggtctGCCTAGTGCCAGGGTAGTTGTGTCCATATAACCGACCgcaatgcatagcgggaagtcggttatatagacatcaacaaaataagtgtttaacggtgatttaaactagtttatgcggggaaaagagtgctcaaaatcggattaaacaggccatttcatccacacctcacgactcccattcaaagtgattgaaatgtacagcactctgtacatttcaatcacatttcacgacccgaccagggtgactttcttccccacgaattagtgtctgaaagctggctaacattactttaaatgcatggtgcacatggctctgttacccatgaattagtgtgtgaaagatgggtaactttgctgggaatttaagggagatatggccatttcatccacacctcacgactcccattcaaagtgattgaaatgtacagcactctgcccatcggcacccatagtcggccttcttcacagcagcagcacccaacctccatggaggatgtttctcgtgcccctggctacacttaaagggggtctactttgcggtgctttaccgtccgcccatcggcacccatagtcggccttcttcacagcagcagcacccaacctccatggaggatgtttctcgtgcccctggctacacttaaagggggtctactttgcggtgctttaccgtccgcccatcggtacccatagtcggccttcttcacagcagcagcacccaacctccatggaggatgtttctcgtgcccctggctacacttaaagggggtctactttgcggtgctttaccgtccgcccatcggcacccatagtcggccttattcacagcagcagcacccaacctccatggaggatgtttctcgtgcccctggctacacttaaagggggtctactttgcggtgctttaccgtccgcccatcggcacccatagtcggccttattcacagcagcagcacccaacctccatggaggatgtttctcgtgcccctggctacacttaaagggggtctactttgcggtgctttaccgtccgcccatcggcacccatagtcggccctcttcacagcaccacctgccctgctggaggttcacactttaacttgttttaccctcttctaccttacaaatcatcccacacttgagcactcctcacttggactaaacacctccatgctaccaccagaaccagaatatcgtgcccctggggatcttaaaggaaaaaaacccatagtgggctttaaaaacagaacacttagtaattttaacaaactttatttacagtaatattgacagtaataaatacattcatacaggatataacgtatttacaaggggactgattacaacaacacactgcatatttacaagttgatcactggcaacagtgggtgaagttggggcagagtatggcaccctctcttcacccatgtctgaggggctgtgttcggccagtgactggtccctcttcgggacatgtcttggtatggagtcttggtagggagccgggctgtgctcctctccagagctgtcactgtcgatgtcaatacccgcaaaagtgtcttcatttcccgctgctgctgctgtcgatgccgccgccgctgcttgcagtgactctgtgaagagcaaccgaatgtccgcagcctccttcaaagaaggattattcgcgtaaaatttgtccgcagttgcagtgttgtgacacatgaaatcactcactctttggcggttgcctttgtcttgaaatctcttcacattatcggcgtggactgtgcggaggtcggtgaagttaatgggaccgTGGAGCCCTACATCAGCCCATGCCAtcctcagggagtaggcaagcttcctgaacgggttcttcccctctgtgtatagaaagtaacggctctgggtgcaggtcagcgtacccttaatttccagccacctcttcatccatccaaattcttctgcggtgaggtacagctgcgcttCCCCGAACGagttggccgtcttgtggttgcttacctgttatgacagagttagagagtgtcaatacaatgtcaatcatgcatataactgccggAATAAATGcattgattaatagcactcacatgaaccaggtagccgaaggcagtgccagttgtatccgcctttcggacctcggcattggtcatgttggagtagacccccggacggtggccgtaaatgcagctccaatgaagagtcatatacccatagagcagGGTACGGGttgcggtagtcggattgcaggccatcacatccaggagctgagggatgcgagtggtggtcgaagtcaagcatgtcattaggtcgttgtggctcggcagaccttccatcttgtcacgcttcacttgcatctggtggataagtacttttctcttcagggacttcaggatggcaactacttcccgtttgattaaaatcatgtcggtttggctgagcctgctccccttgcacggtgtgtcggccatgtacttgagaaagtgtgatatattcttgatgtagaagtcggaggtcgtgacctgaaggcttgacttcatcaggctccgggaccacccgcgtatcctcttgagatccctcaaaaagagccagtcagacaggcgattgaaaccgtgtgccatgaaactgaggaacgacttcactctgcttagtttggagactgtgttttcctggagccttactggtgggtcgatacctgcataatgctcccggtatccttgcagataatcctctgtgaaatataaacagtactttaatgacaacacagggtgtgttacagaaactgcatgtgtcacatagccaaCACACTTACCCATAATTCGTGGGAATGTgatgtcccgcattatatttccccggcccctgccccggaaccagggggaatttatgggaggggaggttgacgaggccttGGTATGCatggatgcaggctctgaggagctggatgaatgggtgtgagagccagtgggggacttgctgcaggcgggaatgggagacgtgctgcaggcgggaataggagacttgctgcaggagggacctttcgacttggacagcctcgttggtgtcgactctgttcggggtcgtttcttcagaatgacccgctctctttcctccccatcgaacgcgggcatgtccccggcccgctgatccatcctctgtcgcttgtgctttatcctctgctgcaacttgcagcgcagggatttcacctcagcagcatatatgtcccgctgagccctcactgcgtttgcctccagcctccattctttgcagtccgggttgtcacattcattcaccggggacaagggtggaggttgtgacagtatatcgtcatctgccaccgtgtcaacagcccaagcggtaatcatttctatggtggggtttgtcattcggagttcataaagctccttcttggccactgtcattttcatttgattttgaaccacatgtagttcctcccgggccagctcaacatggtctctggcgatccagccttgtgccacggtactcgcatcccagaatggtacagggatggagcctaatgttggtccgtccgttggccaacaacagcagaatttttctttcatccaagttacgcacaccatggcGCCTCTGaaggtgcttgctcagggcacggtaggaactattacagatcggacaacggaccgccatgcgatctgtattcttgagcatttcggtaccgggaaatgtcaccagaatcgtgggtaaaaaagaaggaagcgtgaaaagactcacgaaagGTGCACTCAGCTTATCTTCaaatctgtgtttgttttcatttgcatcatggtgcggtgtcccatgtaggcactcgttaggcgggcagagatccctgtaatctcccctcacgttcatccagagtctggttctcccaaaggatacccgacagtttcgggtacgacaacgtggggataacagtatcctccggggaggcattgaacccctctcacctgcccccagaggaggcaggggagtcaggtacccagagggcgcacggtggacggccagggcgaggccgccacaccgcgctggagtcagggtcccgatgaggcgcaggacggagcacccggcagtagcctccagcagacccccgcgcggttccctcgtccctcggaagaggtggagaggcggaggggtgtgtgttttcatctgctggcgggttgccggggagAACGCCCTtaacgttttgtgagaaccatgagtgGGGGTCATACAGGCAACCATGttagccgaaaatagtgtctcgttattccgtgaaaactgcccttgaattcctccagagaccagtttcaCAACTTAAAGttgtgtgagaaccatgattgggggtcctccagacaaccattttagccgaaaatagtgtctcgttattccgtgacaactcccATTGCAtttctccagagtcagaaaaagtacaagtcaacttttggaagaaccagagaaaagggtgaaaatggataaattgtatccgaaaatagtgttccaaaaggcgggtagagtcccctgacaactccccctacctttctccagagtcggaaaaagtctaagttaactttttggaagaaccataaaaaggggtgaaaatggataaaatgtatcccaaaatagtgcctcttgaggcgggtagagtcccctgacaactccccttgcattcctccagagaccagtttgaaaacttaaagttttgtgagaaccatgattgggggtcctccaggcaacaatttcatccgatccaaagtgctcatgaggcggatacattcctccatgatttccccatcatgtgaaaatagctcgtttttttctaagtgctctcaaaaaccgggtttccgatttcgtgcagatggtagcttggaaaagatgaatgaattttttggacggaggaggggagctctcgtttcccctctccgttgtaaattgcaacgggggagtgcaaaagtctccggggcttcgtcccgaagcgccgaagacttgaccccctcccccgttggcacttagccgtttttcgagaatttttaaaaacttcatttttgattattttaacatataattgaccgttttctttacttttttttgctttccacgggtggaggcgcatggcaggccgcatatgagcttccaaattcggcctggaacgtccgggaattatgggttaagctccatatactgacgactcccattaaaagtgattgaaatgtacaggaatctgtccatttcaatcacatttgacgaccccattaaaagtgattgaaatgtacaggaatctgtccatttcaatcacatttgacgacgcatgcagggtgaccctggctacacttaaagggggtctactttgcggtgctttaccgtccgcccatcggcacccatagtcggccttattcacagcagcaccacccaacctccatggaggatttttctcgtgcccctggctacacttaaagggggtctactttgcggtgctttaccgtccgcccatcggcacccatagtcggccttattcacagcagcaccacccaacctccatggaggatttttctcgtgcccctggctacacttaaagggggtctactttgcggtgctttaccgtccgcccatcggcacccatagtcggccttattcacagcagcaccacccaacctccatggaggatttttctcgtgcccctggctacacttaaagggggtctactttgcggtgctttaccgtccgcccatcggcacccatagtcggccttattcacagcagcagcacccaacctccatggaggatttttctcgtgcccctggctacacttaaagggggtctactttgcggtgctttaccgtccgcccatcggcacccatagtcggccttattcacagcagcaccacccaacctccatggaggatttttctcgtgcccctggctacacttaaagggggtctactttgcggtgctttaccgtccgcccatcggcacccatagtcggccttattcacagcagcaccacccaacctccagtggaggatgttatcatgcccctggcaacactggtaaacactggtaacatctgtctagccgctgacaggaacttgacatcggaagttgacatcgcatttccattgagcggacacccgtacatgtgaagggcaagtcccacggtacctccgttcataaggctgacatttgccttacacttGTAAATGTCATTCTGCCTGCAAGACAGTGAGTGCTATAGTTACAAATGCAAAAAGGCGATGGGAAGGGAAGCTGGGACCTCTTACAATTAGAAACGTTTTTCAGTTTACATATTCCCCACTTAAATTCCTAATTCATTTTGCAAACGCACTGTTATTTCAGCTGTCCTTTTTGCTTGTTTTTGGAGTTCTTTTTCTTTAAGTTGTTATGGATTTCAGGATTGTCTTTAATTTTATGTTGaacaacgatagttacggctgtaactacggttctatgagtcccggatgaccgcaggcggtgctttagcactggatatgtccatcgcgcgcatgcgcagctcgagtaccaataacaacaaagtcacctgtgacccacgtgacaccggctatatccgccggtattgtcagaggatctgttccccgaatcttctcgcgagcacacaagaattctgagtgacagggaactctggcggtcatccgggactcatagaaccgtagttacagccgtaactatcgttctatttcgtccctactgaccgccagaggcggtgctttagcactggatgacctataccaacaatgtcatgaagaatccaagcccttgctcaccactggaagcagcggagctcggcaaaaggaccacgcccaaagaatggggagtggcgacattgacctgatgacaactggagaatgtgccagaagacgcccacgacgccgcggcgcagatggtctccaggggcacccctctcagggcagcccaatatgttgagatgctccttgtagagtggcatctcagcctggtggcagggggcggccactggccccgtaagcctgtgagatggtatcgacaacccagtggggaagccactggttagagggcctaacctcctttagtgccgccagggcaaactcaagagttgctcctcctgccgtatacaggcagtagccttgatatacgccctttgggcaccccccgggcacagcaacttcgatgtgccgtactcctgaatgtcaaagcgtgccagctgggcaggctgattgaagtgagtttgtggaaggaccccgggcgggaatgccacatttgcccaaagggcaacgcatgagagtcccaccttgggcatgtattgtttatggagaggacctgcaactccccgactcgcttccctgaggctatggcaagcagaaatgctgcctttgtgggcagccacctaagccccacctgggccaggggctcgaagggaggaggtgatagggcatccggcagcaagggcaggtcccaagccggagccctcgaggtgcaagggggacgctgccgtaaagcccctctcataaagagggacaccgacctgtggcccccccgccgtggcgccgtcaacccgaacatgttgggcagaatcgcagccacataaattcagagtggagtgagaacgtccactatctagaagggactgttgtctaagcaacaatgtacatgctgtccccaaggagcatgcacattcttgccccccagttggggtagaaagtgcgtgagtgcaagctgcacggcctgaagctctagcacgttgacccggcgcgcactctgctgggcagaccactgaccctgaacagtcctgccctgccgcactgcaccccaccctgagagacatgcacctatggtgatggtctcctggcgggatgggatggcgcccatgggcacgcctaccagagataggccttgcccctccagcgtgacggagagtggagcaatgctgcgacaccctgacttcactgtgcctgtgccacttggcgtccaagtgaaggctgttcagccacatctgcatggggcacaacgacagcgggcctaagggcccagcggccgaggcagctgccagtctgcccaagggccggaggaactgaatataaggcaccctcttgcccggcccacgtggaagtaggcatccctcggttgggaaccactccacctgtgcgtatgcagtagtcagcatatagaatggcagcaccttcaggaatctgttgattcctctgaggtccaagatcgggcgaaatccgccgactttcagagcccagccccccggaccctggagcctcttgggggggttccggtaaggctctggggcacgaggccgtcTGGAAGGCGGGtgacatggggcacgaaagtcattgggaggcggttgagtgggccgctaagacctctgcagaccacccctgtaatccagcggctgagtgcggctgctagagcggcccctgggcctgctgggagtgggcacaggtctgcgaggacccgagtgctgctgcctggtctgcctagcttgggcggcacactccagtgcctccagggcagctgatctaaacagctcccctggctcgactggtacgcgacggaggactctccgtcaaccggaggaggtgcgtcagccgaaggaggggtgccaaccgaaggaggggtgccaaccgaaggaggggcgctagcagcccctacaccgggcccaagctgaagggccaagaggcgacttcatcatgcccctatcggcagctagccgatccactttagaggacagcctatttctagtccttctattgggggggggggggggggggggagcacacaaagccatcgctccctcaagtcgccgggaacggccgaattgatctggaggagtacgtgacaaggagaggtgtctgttggctgctgccagacgttccacctcagtgattcgagccactctgagcacccgaggcatgcagctacagctcatgcaggcgtttaccgtgagaacctccctcagatgctcgaatttcgtccccactgaccgccagaagcggccgaggcaggaggggcagcggtcgtggccgtcctcgggctcaagagaaaacctacaggcgctacatgaatgaaccattctgtaggtagccagatgcagcgtagccaggagcgggtgcgggaacacagccttcaccagctacctgcttaatggaaagagtagagcgttgctgctactcgccgaacagaaagagggatgtaattacacccacgttatggcagagggagcgggagctagatcactgccttcacctagctggattagcaaataaggcagtttaccaagagcgggggcgaaaacactgccttcactggctgagctagaggcgagtgccagatgcagcgtaaccgggagcgggtgcgggaatacagccttcaccagctacctgcttaacggaaccaggcagtttagcgtctaccaggagcgggggcgagaacactgccttcactggttaaattaagacgaatgccagatgcagcgtaaccgggagcgggtgcgggaacacagccttcaccagctacctgcttaacagaataaacaaggcagtttagcgtctaccaggagcgggggcgagaacactgccttcactggttgagttagagacgaatgccagatgcagcgtaaccgggagcgggtgcgggaacacagccttcaccagctacctgcttaacagaaaaaacaaggcagtttggcgtctaccaggagcgggggcaagaactgccttcactggttgagttagagacgaatgccagatgcaatgtaaccgggagcgggtgcgggaacacagccttcaccagctacctgctgaacagaaaaacaaggcagtttggcgtctaccaggagcgggggcgagaactgccttcactggttgagttagagacgaatgccagatgcagtgtaaccgggagcgggtgcgggaacacagccttcaccagctacctgcttaacagaaaaacaaggcagtttggcgtctaccaggagcgggggcaagaactgccttcactggttgagttagagacgaatgccagatgcagtgtaaccgggagcgggtgcgggaacacagccttcaccggctacctgcttaacggagaaacaaggcagttccgcgtctaccaggagcgggggcgagaacactgccttcactggtcgagttagagacgaatgccagatgcagcgtaaccgggaacgggtgcgggaacacagccttcaccagctacctgcttaacagaaaaaacaaggcggtttggcgtctaccaggagcgggggcgagaactgccttcactggttaagttagagtcgaacgccagatgcagtgtaaccgggagcgggtgcgggaacacagccttcaccggctacctgctgaacgggaagagtagagcggtgctactactcgccgaacagaaaaagggatgtagctacatccgcattaccggtagagggagcgggagcgacaGTATACCggtaacagtatacgcaagacgttagccgagcggctgctgctaacgatcaagcgagatcaagtcaaataacacacatgtttaagaccagataactagcttctaaagaatagaatagcacagagccgtagttacagcagtaaccatggccagggctcacacggcatctaaccgtagttacagtagtaactatggccagtacttacacggcttagaaccgtagttacagtcgtaactctggccagtacttgcacggcttggatacttacacagcatcgagccgtagttacagtagtaactctggccagtacttgcatggtttagaaccgtagttacagtagtaactatggccagtacttacacggcatagagccgtagttacagtagtaactctggccagtacttgcatggTTTagcaccgtagttacagtagtaactatggccagtacttacacggcatagagccgtagttacggtattgcctatggccagtacgtgcacggcttggaaccgtagttacagtagtaactatggccagtacttacggcttaaccccgtagttacaatattaactatggccagtacttacacagcttggaaccgtagttacagtagtaactatggccagtacttacggcttaaccccgtagttacaatattaactatggccagtacttacacagcttggaaccgtagttacagtagtaattatggccagtactaacggcttagaaccttagttacaatagtaactgtggccggtgcctaaaagtgtcagccaacggctgcccactagacaatataatattgggaggatgaaatcctccttaatggccatacatgcagagcacacggcacacacagtgaagattgttctctgcatatcgttctagtgctaggagtctagtactaggagcagtaaataccacgatatagcgctactgcaaccacaccatgcgtttaccgggagcagcagcgagagcactgccctcaccggctgagttaaataatgaagcttaaccgtacatgcaaggtgttagccaagcggctgctgctaacaatcaagcaaccaagtcagaacacaatgttaagaccagataattagcttctaagaaagagaacagcccgcatagaaccgtgtctggttacagtagtaaccgcacatgccgagcacacagcacccgccgtgaagatgttctctgcagatcatcctagtgctaggagtctagtactaggagcagtaatacaacgaactagcgctactgcaatcaaaccctatgctacagggagcgggagcactgccctgagttaatagttaagctcaacagcaaggtgttagccaaacggctgctgctaacaaccaagcgaccaagtcagaacacaaatgttaagaccagataatagcttctaggaaatagaaagtacttaccttactttctgcatctaaaggaaaaacgggtttaaagtatgacactcttggctttccatactaaatcgaatgagggacgcagccaaagctggcacaacgccacaagcagaactttcagaagagcataagggcaactttatgggagaggaagcgggaacactgtcgtcaccagaaagtctaagccacaaacaatcagacggtaatcaggacaacttggctgggagcgggtgtggaaacaca
Above is a window of Pseudochaenichthys georgianus chromosome 1, fPseGeo1.2, whole genome shotgun sequence DNA encoding:
- the LOC139434612 gene encoding uncharacterized protein yields the protein MAHGFNRLSDWLFLRDLKRIRGWSRSLMKSSLQVTTSDFYIKNISHFLKYMADTPCKGSRLSQTDMILIKREVVAILKSLKRKVLIHQMQVKRDKMEGLPSHNDLMTCLTSTTTRIPQLLDVMACNPTTATRTLLYGYMTLHWSCIYGHRPGVYSNMTNAEVRKADTTGTAFGYLVHVSNHKTANSFGEAQLYLTAEEFGWMKRWLEIKGTLTCTQSRYFLYTEGKNPFRKLAYSLRMAWADVGLHGPINFTDLRTVHADNVKRFQDKGNRQRVSDFMCHNTATADKFYANNPSLKEAADIRLLFTESLQAAAAASTAAAAGNEDTFAGIDIDSDSSGEEHSPAPYQDSIPRHVPKRDQSLAEHSPSDMGEERVPYSAPTSPTVASDQLVNMQCVVVISPLVNTLYPV